A genomic region of Colletotrichum destructivum chromosome 1, complete sequence contains the following coding sequences:
- a CDS encoding Putative AMP-dependent synthetase/ligase domain, DMAP1-binding domain, ANL domain-containing protein, with the protein MAAQLTPDLQDKLEELEKELQEGDITEKGYQKRRTQLLSQFMAPGSFAPPAVNESRRGLGIHSPDSSGHPSSDGHRAAALAALGGRDSDPNSPTSPTSHRPHSPFGGRGSAHGSGHGSGHGSTGYTSPPGYQSPGASFVSPEMNPAGLLRPGGPLAEHRPNMKHHDSLFLGSANEPTTRSGTMVSTDYAFNPDQQGHYVDHAQNPYDSRTGTMLDSTGYFSGFTGGQAFEPGQNYDQQGYDQGLQEDYGGGHRYSSGEAFSPTAAMAPPMLTANDLPPPEVLEYQMPLEPRDLPFAISDPHDSNTPMSKFDNMAAVLRHRGKTMSKLPAYWVLDNKGKEIASITWDKLASRAEKVAQVIRDKSSLYRGDRVALIYRDTEVIDFAIALLGCFIAGVVAVPINDLQDYQKLNLILTSTQAHLALTTDNNLKAFQRDITTQKLNWPKGVEWWKTNEFGSFHPKRKDDVPPLTVPDLAYIEFSRAPTGDLRGVVLSHRTVMHQMACLSAVVSTVPGNGPGDTFSRTLRDKNGRLIGAGATSETLLSYLDPRQGIGMILGVLLTVYGGHTTVWVENKAVEVPGLYAHLITKYKATLMIADYPGLKRAAYNYQSDPMTTRNFKKGMEPNFQTVKLCLIDTLTVDGEFHEVLADRWLRPLRNPRAREVVAPMLCLPEHGGMVISIRDWLGGEERMGCPLKLDMGSDIESDVEEKEEVKLAPSNGFGSLLGGGGTTTTEQRAKNELSEALLDREALKTNEVVVIAIGDEARKRAASEHGTVRVGAFGYPIPDATLAVVDPETGLLASPHSVGEIWVDSPSLSGGFWALPKHTEQIFHARPYKFDPGEPTPTVVEPEFLRTGLLGTVIEGKIFVLGLYEDRIRQKVEWVEHGTEVAEHRYFFVQHLVVSIVKNVPKIYDCSAFDVFVNEEHLPIVVLESPAASTAPLTSGGPPRQLDTALLDSLAERCMDVLMQEHHLRLYCVMITAPNSLPRVVKNGRRDIGNMLCRREFDLGNLPCVHVKFGVEHAVLNLPIGVDPIGGIWSPISSDSRADILMSSDKQYSGIDRREVVIDDRTSTPLNNFSCITDLIQWRVARQPEELAYCTIDGRGREGKGVTWKKFDTKVAAVALYLKNKVKVRPGDHLILMYTHSEEFVYAVHACINLGAIVIPLAPLDQNRLNEDVPAFLHVVADFRVKAILVNHEVDHLVKLKLVSNHVKQAASILKIAVPNYYNTTKPPKQSNGLRDNGIMMQPAWIQSGYPVIIWTYWTPDQRRIAVQLGHDTILGVCKVQKETCQMTSSRPVLGCVRSSTGLGFIHSCLMGIYIGTPTYLLSPVEFAQNPMSLFVTLSRYKIKDTYATPQMLDHAMATMQGKGFTLHELKNMMISAESRPRVDVFQKVRLHFAATGLDRTAINTVYSHVLNPMVASRSYMCIEPIELWLDTKALRRGLIYPVDPEQDPKALLLQDSGMVPVSTQIAIVNPESRLLCHDGEYGEIWVDSEACVKGFYGSKDVFDAERFDGRTVDGDPSIQYVRTGDLGFLHNVSRPIGPGGAQVDMQVLFVLGNIGETFEINGLSHFPMDIEASVERCHRNIVTGGCAVFQAGGLVVVLAEITRKAYLGSVVPVIVNAILNEHQIIVDIVAFVNKGDFPRSRLGEKQRGKILAGWVTRKMRTLAQFAIRDMDPASLVGGDPGTADGSDPHRASIGSQRSAGGPAPGSSSLRNVEHAPQILEQEEFQNQVGHMASLPQHGHDGIAEMPGDEGPLYAQQGQVNAPSGNDYVLPDFDHFGHDDRPPPVGAKPGPGQPTPQIKLPGVEGRENTDMWNSHKGGGQDDEDWTAQALMHMNLANDLDRKHGQS; encoded by the exons ATGGCAGCACAATTAACCCCTGATTTGCAGGACAAGCTGGAAGAGCTGGAGAAAGAGCTGCAG GAAGGCGACATCACAGAGAAAGG ATACCAGAAGCGACGAACCCAGCTCCTCTCCCAGTTCATGGCCCCTGGCTCGTTCGCCCCTCCAGCCGTCAACGAGTCCAGACGCGGCCTGGGCATACACTCTCCCGACAGCTCCGGTCACCCTTCGAGCGATGGCCACCGCGCAGCCGCTCTCGCCGCCTTGGGCGGTAGAGACTCCGATCCCAACAGCCCGACCTCGCCCACATCACATCGCCCACACTCGCCcttcggcggccgaggctcCGCCCACGGGTCTGGTCACGGCTCCGGTCACGGCTCGACCGGCTACACATCACCTCCAGGATACCAGTCCCCCGGCGCCAGCTTTGTCTCTCCCGAGATGAACCCCGCCGGTCTTCTCCGGCCTGGTGGCCCTCTTGCCGAGCACCGGCCGAACATGAAGCACCACGACTCGCTCTTCCTGGGCTCTGCCAACGAGCCCACGACACGATCAGGCACCATGGTCTCCACCGACTACGCCTTCAACCCCGACCAGCAGGGGCACTACGTCGACCATGCGCAGAACCCCTACGACAGTCGGACGGGCACGATGCTCGATTCGACAGGATACTTTTCGGGATTCACTGGTGGACAGGCGTTTGAGCCGGGACAGAACTACGACCAACAAGGCTACGACCAGGGACTCCAGGAAGATTACGGCGGTGGACACAGATACTCGTCAGGAGAGGCCTTCTCGCCCACGGCTGCCATGGCGCCGCCCATGCTCACCGCGAACGATCTGCCCCCGCCCGAAGTGCTCGAATACCAGATGCCGCTGGAACCCCGCGACCTCCCGTTTGCGATATCCGATCCGCACGACAGCAACACCCCGATGTCCAAGTTTGACAATATGGCCGCCGTCCTGAGGCATAGGGGAAAGACCATGTCCAAGCTACCCGCCTACTGGGTACTTGAcaacaagggcaaggaaATCGCCTCCATCACCTGGGACAAGTTGGCGTCGAGAGCCGAAAAGGTGGCTCAGGTTATTAGGGACAAGAGCTCGTTGTATCGCGGTGATCGCGTTGCCCTCATCTACCGCGACACGGAAGTCATCGACTTTGCCATTGCGCTTCTCGGGTGCTTCAtagccggcgtcgtcgccgtgcCCATCAACGACCTCCAGGACTATCAGAAACTGAACTTGATCCTCACGTCGACGCAGGCGCATCTGGCCCTCACGACCGACAACAACCTCAAGGCCTTCCAGCGCGACATAACAACTCAGAAACTGAACTGGCCCAAAGGTGTCGAGTGGTGGAAGACAAACGAGTTTGGCAGCTTCCACCCCAAGCGGAAGGACGATGTCCCGCCGTTGACCGTCCCCGACCTGGCCTACATTGAGTTCTCCAGGGCCCCGACTGGCGACCTGCGCGGTGTTGTCCTGAGCCACAGGACCGTCATGCACCAGATGGCCTGCCTGAGTGCTGTTGTTTCGACGGTACCAGGGAACGGCCCTGGCGACACCTTCAGCCGCACCCTGCGGGACAAGAATGGCCGGCTGATTGGTGCCGGAGCAACGAGCGAGACGCTTCTCTCATACTTGGACCCGCGCCAGGGCATCGGCATGATCTTGGGCGTTCTTCTTACCGTCTATGGCGGCCACACGACCGTCTGGGTCGAAaacaaggccgtcgaggtgccTGGACTCTACGCCCACCTCATCACCAAGTACAAAGCTACGCTCATGATTGCAGACTACCCCGGCCTGAAACGGGCAGCCTATAACTACCAGTCGGACCCTATGACGACGCGAAATTTCAAGAAGGGCATGGAGCCCAATTTCCAGACAGTCAAGTTATGCTTAATTGATACCCTGACGGTAGACGGCGAATTTCACGAGGTCCTGGCGGACAGATGGCTGAGGCCGCTTCGAAACCCGCGCGCTCGCGAGGTGGTCGCGCCCATGCTGTGCCTGCCCGAACACGGTGGGATGGTCATCAGCATCCGCGACTGGCTAGGAGGCGAAGAGCGAATGGGATGCCCCTTGAAGCTCGACATGGGTTCCGATATCGAGTCCGACgtggaagagaaggaagaggtgAAACTGGCGCCCTCCAACGGCTTCGGCAGTCTTTTGGGAGGCGGTGGCACGACGACCACTGAACAGCGCGCTAAGAACGAACTCAGCGAGGCGCTCCTCGACAGAGAAGCCCTGAAGACGAacgaagtcgtcgtcatcgccattGGAGACGAGGCGCGGAAACGCGCAGCCAGCGAACACGGCACCGTCCGCGTCGGCGCTTTTGGATATCCGATCCCGGATGCCACGCTCGCGGTGGTCGACCCGGAAACCGGCCTGTTGGCGTCGCCGCACTCGGTGGGAGAGATCTGGGTGGACTCGCCTTCGCTCTCGGGAGGCTTCTGGGCTTTACCGAAACACACGGAGCAGATCTTCCACGCTCGTCCCTACAAGTTCGATCCTGGcgagccgacgccgacggtcGTCGAGCCCGAATTCCTACGGACCGGATTGCTCGGCACCGTCATCGAGGGGAAGATCTTCGTGCTGGGCCTGTACGAGGACCGCATCCGTCAGAAGGTCGAATGGGTCGAACACGGCACCGAGGTCGCGGAGCACCGCTACTTCTTCGTCCAGCATCTCGTCGTCAGCATTGTCAAGAATGTGCCCAAGATATACGACTGCTCTGCCTTTGAcgtcttcgtcaacgaggagCACCTCCCTATCGTGGTTCTGGAGTCACCGGCCGCGTCCACGGCGCCTCTGACGTCCGGTGGGCCGCCGAGACAGCTCGACACGGCTCTCCTCGATTCGCTCGCCGAGAGATGCATGGACGTCTTGATGCAGGAGCACCACTTGAGACTCTACTGCGTCATGATCACGGCGCCGAATTCTCTTCCAAGAGTAGTGAAGAACGGACGTAGGGACATTGGGAACATGCTTTGCCGAAGAGAGTTCGACCTGGGTAACCTGCCCTGCGTCCACGTCAAgttcggcgtcgagcacgcGGTCCTGAACCTGCCCATCGGCGTCGATCCCATCGGAGGCATCTGGTCGCCCATCTCGTCCGATTCCCGTGCCGATATTCTCATGTCGTCTGACAAGCAATACTCGGGCATCGACCGAAGGGAAGTCGTCATTGACGATCGCACCTCGACACCGCTCAACAACTTCTCATGCATCACCGACCTCATCCAATGGCGTGTGGCCCGTCAACCCGAGGAGCTGGCTTACTGCACCatcgacggccgcggccgagaaggcaAGGGCGTCACCTGGAAAAAGTTTGACACAaaggtcgccgccgtggcgTTGTATCTGAAGAACAAGGTCAAGGTGCGCCCCGGCGACCACTTGATCCTGATGTACACGCACTCGGAAGAGTTCGTCTACGCCGTCCATGCCTGCATCAACCTgggcgccatcgtcatccCGCTGGCCCCTCTGGACCAGAACCGACTTAACGAAGACGTGCCGGCCTTCTTGCACGTCGTTGCCGACTTCCGCGTCAAGGCTATCCTAGTCAACCACGAGGTTGACCACTTGGTCAAGTTGAAGCTGGTATCGAACCACGTCAAGCAGGCGGCGTCCATTCTCAAAATCGCCGTCCCCAACTACTACAACACCACGAAACCACCCAAGCAGAGCAACGGGTTGCGAGACAACGGCATCATGATGCAACCCGCCTGGATCCAGTCAGGCTACCCTGTGATTATCTGGACGTACTGGACCCCCGACCAGCGCCGGATCGCCGTCCAGCTGGGACACGATACCATCCTGGGCGTGTGCAAGGTGCAGAAGGAAACGTGCCAGATGACGAGCTCCCGTCCCGTCCTCGGATGCGTGCGTAGTAGTACGGGTCTGGGATTCATCCACTCATGCCTGATGGGCATCTACATCGGCACGCCGACCTACCTGCTGTCGCCAGTCGAGTTTGCGCAGAATCCCATGTCCCTGTTTGTGACTCTTTCTAGGTACAAGATCAAAGACACCTACGCGACGCCGCAGATGCTGGACCACGCCATGGCCACGATGCAGGGCAAGGGCTTCACGCTCCACGAGCTCAAGAACATGATGATCTCGGCCGAGAGCCGCCCGCGAGTCGACGTCTTCCAGAAGGTGCGGCTACACTTCGCCGCCACTGGCCTTGACAGAACCGCCATCAACACCGTCTACTCGCACGTCCTCAACCCCATGGTCGCTTCGCGGTCCTACATGTGCATCGAGCCCATTGAGCTCTGGCTCGACACCAAGGCACTGCGACGAGGCCTCATTTACCCCGTCGATCCCGAACAAGATCCGAAGGCGCTCCTGCTCCAGGACTCGGGCATGGTGCCCGTGTCGACGCAGATCGCCATTGTCAATCCCGAGAGCCGGCTGCTCtgccacgacggcgagtaTGGCGAGATCTGGGTCGACTCAGAAGCATGCGTCAAGGGCTTCTACGGCTCCAAAGATGTCTTTGACGCGGAACGATTCGACGGCCGTACAGTCGACGGCGACCCCAGCATCCAGTATGTCCGCACGGGAGACTTGGGTTTCTTGCATAACGTGAGCAGGCCCATCGGCCCTGGCGGCGCGCAGGTTGACATGCAGGTCCTGTTCGTTCTTGGTAACATTGGAGAAACGTTTGAAATCAATGGTCTCAGCCATTTCCCCATGGATATCGAGGCCTCTGTGGAACGATGCCACCGAAACATCGTCACTGGCGGATG CGCCGTCTTCCaagccggcggcctcgttgtcgtcctcgccgagatcacTCGCAAGGCCTACCTCGGCTCCGTCGTTCCGGTCATTGTCAACGCCATCCTCAATGAGCACCAGATCATTGTCGACATCGTGGCATTCGTTAATAAGGGCGACTTCCCTCGGTCTCGCCTTGGCGAGAAACAGCGCGGAAAGATTCTGGCCGGATGGGTCACGCGCAAGATGCGCACTCTTGCCCAGTTCGCCATCAGAGATATGGACCCCGCCAgccttgtcggcggcgatccTGGTACGGCGGATGGATCCGACCCTCACCGTGCTTCCATCGGCAGCCAGAGAAGTGCGGGCGGCCCAGCCCCTGGCTCTTCGAGTCTGCGAAATGTCGAGCACGCGCCCCAGATCCTGGAACAAGAGGAGTTCCAGAACCAGGTCGGACACATGGcctctcttcctcaacaCGGCCATGACGGCATTGCTGAGATGCCCGGTGACGAGGGACCTTTATACGCACAGCAAGGGCAAGTCAACGCGCCTTCGGGTAACGATTACGTCCTGCCAGACTTTGATCACTTCGGTCATGATgaccgcccgccgcccgtggGTGCGAAGCCCGGCCCGGGACAGCCCACGCCGCAGATCAAGCTCCCGGGCGTCGAAGGCCGAGAAAACACAGACATGTGGAACAGCCATAAGGGAGGTGgacaagacgacgaggactggACGGCTCAGGCTTTGATGCACATGAACCTCGCCAACGACTTGGATAGAAAACATGGCCAGTCCTAA